One region of Pogona vitticeps strain Pit_001003342236 chromosome 1, PviZW2.1, whole genome shotgun sequence genomic DNA includes:
- the PAQR8 gene encoding membrane progestin receptor beta yields MTAILERISTLSISGQQLRRLPKLLEEGFPKMPCTVNESDVPQLFREPYIQAGYRPTGQDWRYYFFSLFQKHNEVVNVWTHLLAALAVLLRFHAFAESELLSWDVHSLPLLIFVLSSVTYLTCSLLAHLLQSKSEMSHYTFYFVDYVGVSVYQYGSALAHFYYSSDEAWYDKFWIFFLPAAAFCGWLSCAGCCYAKYHYRRPYPIMRKVCQVIPAALAFVLDISPVAHRVILCHLEGCKETAAWYHTFQILFFLVSAYFFSCPVPEKYFPGSCDIVGHAHQIFHTFLAICTLSQLEAIFLDYKNRQDIFLRRHGSLSIILSCASFFGLVACSALTAHLLQRKIKMELVVKES; encoded by the coding sequence ATGACGGCCATCTTAGAACGGATCAGCACTTTGTCTATTAGTGGACAACAACTCCGTCGCCTCCCTAAGCTCTTAGAAGAAGGCTTCCCCAAGATGCCTTGCACAGTCAACGAATCTGATGTGCCACAGCTGTTCCGTGAACCCTATATCCAAGCTGGGTATCGCCCCACAGGTCAGGATTGGCGCTActatttcttcagcctcttccaGAAACACAATGAAGTTGTTAATGTCTGGACCCACCTATTGGCAGCCCTTGCAGTGCTACTAAGGTTTCATGCTTTTGCTGAATCAGAGTTGTTGTCTTGGGACGTCCACTCTTTGCCTCTCCTCATCTTTGTCCTGTCCTCTGTAACATACCTAACATGCAGCCTCTTGGCTCACCTCCTCCAGTCCAAGTCAGAGATGTCGCACTACACTTTCTACTTTGTGGATTACGTTGGTGTCAGCGTATACCAGTATGGAAGTGCCCTGGCCCATTTCTACTACAGTTCTGACGAAGCCTGGTATGACAAGTTCTGGATTTTCTTCCTGCCAGCAGCTGCTTTTTGCGGGTGGCTTTCCTGTGCTGGCTGTTGCTATGCCAAGTACCATTACCGGCGTCCTTATCCCATAATGAGGAAAGTGTGTCAGGTGATCCCAGCAGCACTGGCATTCGTCTTGGACATCAGTCCTGTGGCACACCGTGTGATCCTGTGCCATCTCGAAGGCTGTAAGGAGACCGCAGCATGGTACCATACCTTCCAGATACTTTTCTTCTTGGTCAGTGCTTATTTCTTCTCCTGCCCAGTTCCTGAGAAATATTTCCCAGGCTCCTGTGATATTGTGGGTCATGCTCACCAAATTTTCCACACATTCCTTGCCATCTGCACATTGTCTCAGTTGGAGGCCATCTTCTTGGATTACAAGAACAGGCAAGATATTTTCCTCAGACGACATGGATCCCTTTCCATCATCCTGTCCTGTGCCTCCTTTTTTGGCTTAGTGGCTTGCAGTGCTCTCACGGCACACCTCTTGCAGCGCAAGATCAAGATGGAGCTAGTTGTAAAGGAATCCTGA